A single Plasmodium yoelii strain 17X genome assembly, chromosome: 10 DNA region contains:
- a CDS encoding mitochondrial ribosomal protein L21 precursor, putative — translation MLGKHRKRKINPPLYPIHPNEEKKKNLNNFITYKDLKIRWKNTSKNYRKKVTIARKWKNLHCLLPQNKSSCIFVLHKNLPKTRNKKNIYNSTIEQDVDADSVKKLAHENEQGGLKNGEKNGEKNGEKNGVKDCNTSVTIRGRRKNKTKKLKYQIEEASKIDDINNNYYDKPPKNLEYLIKKNELFCIFKSNFINEHKVVIGDIVQTEKLHRKKAGDVVYFGTVLFVGSKDFSIIGKPTIPYCKVKATIEQITLSREILSFRYKKVRRSSRFLRVKHWVTILKIDDIIIDLKHEMNGEMRGEMSGEVNDERNKPLQILDLWANRWLYQKELNFIKFDINNKPLAEKIYNLVEHQPNTLHRRGLNKCYRFHPDPFLPLSY, via the coding sequence ATGCTTGGAAAACACcgaaaaaggaaaataaacCCGCCACTTTATCCAATACACccaaatgaagaaaaaaaaaaaaacttaaataattttataacatataaagatttaaaaattaGGTGGAAAAACACATCCAAAAATTACAGGAAAAAAGTGACGATAGCTCGAAAGTGGAAAAATTTGCATTGTCTTTTACCTCAAAATAAAAGTTCATGCATATTTGTTTTGCATAAAAATTTACCAAAAACtcggaataaaaaaaatatttataattctaCTATTGAACAGGATGTAGATGCTGATAGTGTGAAAAAATTAGCGCATGAAAATGAACAAGGCGGACTAAAAAACGGAGAAAAAAACGGAGAAAAAAACGGAGAAAAAAACGGAGTAAAAGATTGTAACACAAGTGTGACCATACGTggaagaagaaaaaataaaacaaaaaaattaaagtatCAAATTGAAGAGGCTAGTAAAAtagatgatataaataataattattatgataagCCACCAAAAAATTTAGAATatcttataaaaaaaaatgaattattttgtatttttaaatcaaattttataaatgaacATAAAGTAGTAATAGGTGATATTGTTCAGACAGAAAAATTACATAGGAAAAAAGCTGGAGATGTTGTTTATTTTGGAACTGTTCTTTTTGTGGGATCTAAagatttttctattattggCAAACCTACTATCCCATATTGTAAAGTTAAAGCAACGATAGAACAAATCACATTAAGTAGAGAaattttaagttttagatATAAAAAGGTTAGAAGATCAAGCCGTTTTTTAAGAGTAAAACATTGGGTaactatattaaaaatagatgatataataatagatttgAAGCATGAAATGAATGGTGAAATGCGTGGTGAAATGAGTGGTGAAGTGAATGATGAAAGAAACAAACCACTGCAAATCCTCGACTTATGGGCAAATAGATGGTTATATCAAAAagaattaaattttattaaatttgatataaataataaaccTTTAgcagaaaaaatatataatttagtaGAGCATCAGCCAAACACTTTACACAGACGAGGCTTGAATAAATGCTATCGATTTCATCCTGACCCTTTCCTCCCACTTTCATATTAA
- a CDS encoding cytochrome c oxidase assembly protein COX14, putative, whose protein sequence is MGIKFEFFRFFKLNYYSFYTKKEKIYTFIHTITAYSLVGLTVYLGYSFFNMWNEAVHYSYKHYVRKEKQRKELYEKIRNARDSGLIPHSEVSH, encoded by the exons atgggaataaaatttgaatttttccgattttttaaattaaattattactcattttatactaaaaaagaaaaaatatatacatttattcaCACTATAACTGCATATTCTCTAGTTGGCTTAACCGTTTATTTAG gctattcattttttaatatgtgGAATGAAGCGGTACACTATTCTTATAAACATTATGTGAGAAAAGAG AAACAAAGAAAAGagttatatgaaaaaattaggAATGCACGAGACAGTGGTTTGATTCCACACAGTGAAGTATCCCATTAA
- a CDS encoding copper transporter, putative: MNSIRLQKYASFIFAIFYFFKIRDGKVNCSCHQDINKDGYPLPMYFNYNINIKFLFDYFKAENMNQFIFYNILCILLGFLSIYIKIIKKGVTKIEKKSELRENLLSLNKMCAYWRFNYTFLTFLNYTIDYLLMLIVMTFNVYIFLSIMGGISIAYLFLGHKVMKY, encoded by the coding sequence ATGAATTCTATACGTTTACAGAAATACGCAAGTTTTATATTTGccattttttacttttttaaaattagaGATGGAAAAGTAAACTGTTCATGTCAtcaagatataaataaagatggCTACCCATTACCTATGTATTTTaactataatattaatattaaatttttatttgattattttAAAGCAGAAAATATGAAccaatttatattttataatatattatgtatattattaggGTTCTtatcaatatatattaaaataattaaaaaggGAGTAactaaaatagaaaaaaaatcagAATTAAGAGAAAACCTTCTTAGCCTTAATAAAATGTGTGCATACTGGAGGtttaattatacatttttgacATTTCTTAATTATACAAttgattatttattaatgttAATTGTAATGACATttaatgtttatatatttttaagtatcATGGGTGGAATATCAATagcttatttatttttaggaCACAAAGTTATGAAATATTGA
- a CDS encoding mitochondrial import inner membrane translocase subunit TIM8, putative has translation MDSEPKDGNIDNFLSQLNTLNKIISSFKETCKISSYCFDKCVNYPEKNLSNTNKKCIWNCTQRYIECDHFIKNRSKDSGKLSNINLIDEINASSLGKINN, from the exons ATGGATAGCGAACCAAAAGATGGCAATAtagataattttttatcacaGTTAAATACATTAAACAag ATTATATCATCATTTAAAGAAACATGTAAAATATCATCTTACTGTTTTGATAAATGTGTTAATTATCCAG aaaaaaatttgAGCAACACAAACAAAAAGTGTATATGGAATTGCACACAACGATATATAGAATGTGaccattttataaaaaaccGATCAAAAGATAGTGGGAAATTATCGAACATAAATTTAATAGACGAAATAAATGCGTCGAGTCTTggcaaaattaataattag
- a CDS encoding DNA-directed RNA polymerase III subunit RPC6, putative, whose translation MNNINKQLIKDIYKIGLEHKDFINIDSLEEIYEKKTKEKIKRNEIVYALNILENARACSIKNENNKIITKMRTEEVTKKLKELSDIDFLIFTKVENSQSNGIWTADLRKQTKLLIHQVQKGLKFLCECKLIKQVNNIHVKNRKMYILYDIEASEKVIGGSFYKDGEFNKKVVDYIRENICFYLYNNNNSNVTSVINYIKKLNNSVGYFSDNDIYRVIKTLLFEERIKIYKNNDNEELIYYYNNEKKKILNQFPCFSCDIFNKCNFDTKTTINPKTCLYLNVYLNLEN comes from the exons ATGAACAATATCAATAAGCAGCTCATTaaggatatatataaaattg GCCTCGAACATAAGGACTTTATAAATATTGATAGTTTGgaagaaatatatgaaaaaaaaacaaaagaaaaaataaaaagaaatgaaatCGTTTATGCGTTAAACATTCTTGAAAATGCAAGAGCATGTtctattaaaaatgaaaataataaaattataacgaAAATGCGAACAGAAGAagttacaaaaaaattaaaggaaTTAAGCGACattgattttttaatttttactaAAGTTGAAAATAGTCAAAGTAATGGAATTTGGACAGCTGATTTACgaaaacaaacaaaattaCTC ATCCATCAAGTTCAAAAGGGTTTAAAGTTTTTGTGCGAATGCAAATTAATCAAGcag gtTAATAACATTCACGTTAAAAATcgtaaaatgtatatattatatgatatAGAGGCTTCAGAAAAg GTTATTGGCGGGTCGTTTTACAAAGACGGGGAATTTAACAAAAAGGTTGTTGATTATATAAGAGAGAacatttgtttttatttatataacaataataattctAATGTTACGTCtgttattaattatattaagaAACTTAATAATAGTGTTGGTTATTTTTCtgataatgatatatatagagttataaaaacattattatttgaagaaagaattaaaatatataaaaataatgataacgaagaattaatctattattataataatgaaaaaaaaaaaattcttaaTCAATTTCCGTGTTTTTCTtgtgatatttttaataaatgcaATTTTGATACGAAAACTACTATCAATCCAAAGACTTgcttatatttaaatgtttATCTTAATTTGGAA aATTGA
- a CDS encoding 40S ribosomal protein S25, putative: MPPKERKTKEQIAAAAAASGRSKKKKWGKGKNKEKLNHAVFIDKSLQSKILEVQNMKVITPSTISDKYKVNLSVARSVIKYLAEKNLIKEVCIQSHSQKLYTKVA; encoded by the exons A TGCCTCCTAAAGAGAGAAAGACGAAAGAGCAGATTGCCGCCGCAGCAGCAGCATCGGGAAGAAGTAAAAAAAAG AAATGGGgtaaaggaaaaaataaagaaaaattaaatcatGCAGTTTTTATTGATAAATCGTTACAATCCAAAATTTTGGAAGTTCAAAACATGAAAGTTATTACCCCCTCAACAATATCGgataaatataaagttaATTTGAGTGTGGCTAGATcagttataaaatatttagctgaaaaaaatttaattaaagaAGTTTGCATTCAAAGTCACTctcaaaaattatatacaaaagTTGCTTGA
- a CDS encoding DIX domain-containing protein, putative, with product MQNTTIVFYNIINDKEDKNSQNVFYISKPPNLITLKDISDGFPLPGTYHFRFKINHNNNTVWVDITDSSSNIPTFNSSICMKVLRLSWLNNKNDKGSLNDKIANDHNLTPSCENDKIIFEEKKININDSTNLNKSKPNIDMLLFETTPNKTTHGNLRDKKEHTKDQNYFDLMFN from the exons ATGCAAAATACAACAATAGTATTTTATAACATTATCAATGATAAAGAAGATAAAAATTCACAAAATGTGTTTTATATTTCCAAACCACCAAATTTAATAACATTAAAAGATATTAGCGATGGATTTCCTTTACCCGGAACATATCATTTTAG atttaaaataaatcacAATAATAATACTGTATGGGTTGACATTACTGATAGTTCTTCGAATATCCCCACTTTTAATTCTTCCATATGCATGAAG GTTTTGAGATTAAGTTggttaaataataaaaatgataaaggaAGTTTAAACGATAAAATTGCTAATGATCATAATTTGACACCCTCTtgtgaaaatgataaaataatttttgaagaaaaaaaaataaatataaacgaCTCTACGAATCTAAATAAATCAAAACCAAACATTGATATGTTGTTATTTGAAACAACACCAAATAAAACAACTCATGGAAATTTAAGGGATAAAAAAG AACATACTAAGGATCAAAATTATTTCGATTTGATGTTTAATTAG
- a CDS encoding mannose-1-phosphate guanyltransferase, putative → MNALILVGGYGTRLRPLTLTTPKPLVDFCNKAILEHQIFNLAKSGINEIILAIAYKPDNIKSFVNNLKEKYNVEIIFSIEDEPLGTGGPIKLAENFLSKYDDFFVFNSDIICSFPLLDMMKFHKENKSLLTIMVKDVDDPRSFGVVITDNDKKILKFDEKPLVPESSLINSGIYILNKKVLNLIPKRNTSLEKEIFPNLATENLLYFFKLNSFWADIGKPCEFLKGQALYLDHFANSEQSEKLEQSEKLENLENDKTVIPDQLLICYNINHDQNKDVKKKKKKKLFITFENIEELNKFDEKTNQVLNKIKKFDIKIEGNVLISSNTIIKNNCFLGDNVVLGNNVILGEGCRIKNSCIFKNSIINAYSYVDSSIIGSKSCIGEWSRIEGLCVLGENVNLKPELFINNVFILPHKEVTNSIYDKGAIIM, encoded by the exons atgaatgCACTTATTTTAGTGGGAGGATATGGAACACGATTAAGACCCTTAACATTAACAACCCCAAAACCGCTAGTTGATTTTTGTAATAAAGCTATTTTAGAACAccaaatatttaatttagcGAAATCTggaataaatgaaataatctTAGCAATTGCATATAAACCAGACAATATAAAAAGCTTTGTAAacaatttaaaagaaaaatataatgttgaaataattttttcgaTTGAAGATGAACCGTTAGGAACAGGAGGACCCATAAAGCTAGCTGAAAATTTTCTATCAAAATATgatgatttttttgtttttaattcaGATATCATTTGTTCTTTTCCTTTACTTGATATGATGAAATTTCacaaagaaaataaatcttTACTAACAATTATG GTGAAAGATGTGGATGATCCAAGGTCATTCGGAGTTGTAATCACagataatgataaaaaaattcttAAGTTTGATGAGAAGCCATTAGTTCCTGAATCCAGTTTAATAAATTCaggaatatatattttaaataaaaaagtgtTAAATTTAATTCCTAAAAGAAATACATCCTtggaaaaagaaatatttcCAAATCTAGCCACAGaaaatttgttatatttttttaagttaaaTAGCTTTTGGGCAGATATTGGGAAGCCGTGTGAATTTTTAAAAGGCCAGGCGCTCTACTTGGACCATTTTGCAAATTCGGAACAGTCTGAAAAATTGGAACAGTCtgaaaaattggaaaatttGGAAAATGACAAAACTGTCATCCCTGACCAGCTATTGATTTGTTATAACATCAACCATGATCAAAATAaagatgtaaaaaaaaaaaaaaaaaaaaaattatttataacatttgaaaatattgaagaattaaataaattcgatgaaaaaacaaatcaagttttaaataaaataaaaaaatttgatataaaaatagaagGAAATGTTTTAATATCTTCAAatacaattataaaaaataattgttttttgGGAGATAATGTAGTTTTAGGCAATAATGTTATATTAGGTGAAGGATGtagaataaaaaattcatgtattttcaaaaattctATTATTAATGCATATAGCTATGTTGATAGTTCTATAATTGGTTCGAAATCTTGTATAGGGGAATGGTCTAGAATTGAAGGGTTGTGTGTCTTAGGAGAAAATGTTAATTTAAAACCTGAACTGTTTATAAACAATGTATTTATACTTCCACATAAAGAAGTAACTAATTCGATTTATGATAAGGGTGCAATTATTATGTAG
- a CDS encoding dynein light chain, putative has translation MKDNLVKYNKYLKYDNPIIIENNEGSNKNSKDEKNMKEKNIVRVIEKIRKNLKSSILYKNGNKNIYLFNDPIYDIFPIKYYNEKKTEYISYVSKLTNDDDIFLCLKKIFECTTNIYSNYMIIKDEHLEELLSIFMEICRQVSTISFPRGILLKQLFNYNVIVLIHYHKLVKSSITFNLKKQTKQNDTLNNYINQIEAQKKQINDLKNSVLLTEQIIQTEKTNFQKELSKETLIYENKIDKLKKANQRKKDDFTRILQL, from the exons atgaaagataATTtggttaaatataataaatatttaaaatacgATAATCCTAtaattatagaaaataatgaaggaagtaataaaaattcgaaagatgaaaaaaatatgaaagaaaaaaatatcgtTAGGGTAATAGAAAAAATTcgtaaaaatttaaaatcaagtatactatataaaaatgggaataaaaatatatatctttttaaTGATCCaatttatgatatttttccaattaaatattataatgaaaaaaagacAGAATATATATCTTATGTATCAAAATTAAcaaatgatgatgatatatttttatgtctaaaaaaaatatttgagtgtactacaaatatttattccaATTACATGATTATAAAGGATGAACATTTAGAAGAATTATTATCAATTTTTATGGAAATTTGTAGACAg GTCTCCACCATTTCTTTTCCTCGAGGAATTTTACTTAAGCAATTGTTTAACTACAATGTAATAGTTTTGATACATTACCATAAGTTGGTTAA atcaTCAATAACATTCAACTTAAAGAAacaaacaaaacaaaatgatACGCTAAACAATTATATCAACCAAATTGAAgcacaaaaaaaacaaataaatgatTTGAAAAATAGTGTGTTATTAACTGAACAAATTATTCAAActgaaaaaacaaatttccAAAAAGAGCTTTCTAAA gaaacattaatatatgaaaacAAAATAGACAAATTGAAAAAAGCTAACCAACGTAAAAAGGATGACTTTACTAGAATACTTCAATtgtaa
- a CDS encoding surface protein P113, putative: MKIFLFSFFFVLFQYCYSKSPSDYAHSVVSKFGSENTLKCPKGNVYILQCQIKCVNSKNEIIYKECLNDIEKKCKDKKSCSYYFDYIFKTKNNKLRNSNNIYVDDCIDSDQNEIKSTFTCVLNPSLEFDNNNNVIYNFLLNNKNTDKIVCKNSNIYINNATIHYTINDAKLKDVTSYIKEKCNEKTNCIINPYTIQVDILNEKNNLFLLNSYISISFACLKNNSESYLEGEEIDEFDQINDEESENNNYIDYNDSDEKNEEIISIKNEINDILNDEKIDNIGEKLKIAKFSISKKIIDEMKKKNDIFNNLANEIYQFMGNEYYSVSDIKDMIEDRYNELNKTSQSDLYYIYLLNVLDIEKIYGIYLPSYQERLQQILQKNMTNLHNIEKNIGYLRNIYISLYKKSKKYNILDLFDKDNDYMLNYDEFAKDNEIISADIFIKSKPDIPQLNFEINNDDNKNVKYKDIDDLDNLDHLNKTSRIIDIRNVLINQLKMLYNQRNNIFIKQAMLIKSYCYKNALNISNFSLIFKNNYNKLKYDTYKEGNNYINIAKQIHPNFVVKYLDNLYKQHVNKNYILNSWDPKYNRMNKKIKIILILGYDQIIQIEKQISRHIDKYNALLEKATLYNLDNLFIQTTKMLTDLSEDEPSLNDSTFEPIQNDESEPNMPHDQGEAPDAESPESNKLPDQAEKVENGQAEQAENENVENGQVEKADDSNNADQIVTGADDTNYDTPPSDSPSDSPSDSPNDNIDNVDSDNVDSDNVDSDNVDSDVDGSIKIIKYSKAEEDEYNEGEQNEGEQNEGEQNEGKKLELEQNGDDGNKSNASLASLSNIFFTIFIVALFI, encoded by the exons atgaaaatatttttatttagttttttttttgtcttgtTTCAATATTGCTATTCGAAAAGCCCCAGTGATTATGCACACAGCGTTGTATCCAAATTTGGCAGTGAAAACACGCTGAA GTGTCCGAAGGGCaacgtatatatattacaatgTCAAATAAAATGTGTGAATTCAAAAAATGAGATAATTTACAAAGAATGTTTAAatgatatagaaaaaaaatgtaaagataAAAAGAGctgttcatattattttgattatatttttaaaacaaaaaataataaacttcgaaatagtaataatatatatgttgaTGATTGTATAGATTCAGatcaaaatgaaataaaaagtaCATTTACATGTGTATTAAATCCATCATTAGAgtttgataataataataatgtaatttataattttttattaaataataaaaatactgATAAAATAGTTtgtaaaaatagtaatatatatataaataatgcaACAATACATTATACAATTAATGATGCAAAATTAAAAGATGTTACatcatatataaaagaaaaatgtaatgaaaaaacaaattgtATAATAAATCCTTATACTATTCAAgttgatatattaaatgaaaaaaataatctatttttattaaattcatatatatctataagtTTTGCATGTCTGAAAAATAATTCAGAATCATATTTAGAAGGAGAAGAGATTGATGAATTTGATCAAATCAATGATGAAGAAAGtgaaaataacaattatataGATTATAATGATtcagatgaaaaaaatgaagaaataatttccataaaaaatgaaattaatgatatattaaatgatgaaaaaattgataatataggagaaaaattaaaaatagctAAATTTAGTatatctaaaaaaataattgacgaaatgaaaaaaaaaaatgatatttttaataatttagcAAATGAAATTTATCAATTTATGGGAAATGAATATTATTCTGTATCGGATATAAAAGACATGATTGAAGATCgatataatgaattaaacAAAACTTCACAAAGTgatctatattatatatatttattaaatgtattagatatagaaaaaatatatggtaTTTATTTACCTTCTTATCAGGAAAGATTACAACAGAttctacaaaaaaatatgacaaatttacataatatagaaaaaaatattggaTATCTtcgaaatatttatatatctctttataaaaaatcaaaaaaatataatatcctTGATCTTTTTGATAAAGATAATGattatatgttaaattatGATGAATTTGCAAAAGACAATGAAATTATTTCTGctgatatatttattaaatcgAAACCCGATATTCCACAAttaaattttgaaataaataatgatgataataaaaatgttaaatataaagatattGATGATTTAGATAATCTTGACcatttaaataaaactaGTAGAATTATAGATATTAGAAATGTTTTAATTAAccaattaaaaatgttatataatcaaagaaataacatttttataaaacaagCTATGCTTATCAAATCTTATTGTTACAAAAATgcattaaatatatcaaattttagtttgatttttaaaaataattataataaactaaaaTATGATACTTATAAAGAaggaaataattatattaatattgctAAACAAATACATCCCAATTTTGTTGTTAAATATTTggataatttatataaacaacatgtcaataaaaattatattcttaATTCATGGGATCCTAAATATAATagaatgaataaaaaaattaaaattatattaattctTGGATATGACCAAATTATTCAAATTGAAAAACAAATATCTCGACACATTGACAAATATAATGCACTATTAGAAAAAGCTACACTTTACAATTTGgacaatttatttattcaaacAACCAAAATGTTAACTGACCTTTCAGAAGACGAACCCTCATTAAATGATTCCACTTTTGAACCAATTCAAAATGACGAATCAGAACCCAATATGCCGCATGACCAAGGAGAGGCACCAGATGCAGAGTCCCCCGAGTCAAACAAACTCCCCGACCAGGCCGAAAAAGTTGAAAATGGCCAGGCTGAACAGgctgaaaatgaaaatgttgaaaatggCCAAGTGGAAAAGGCTGACGACTCTAACAATGCGGACCAAATCGTTACTGGTGCAGATGACACAAATTACGACACCCCCCCTAGCGACTCCCCTAGCGACTCTCCTAGCGACTCTCCTAACGACAATATTGACAACGTTGATAGTGACAACGTTGATAGTGACAACGTTGATAGTGACAACGTTGATAGTGACGTAGACGGgtctattaaaattattaaatatagcAAAGCGGAAGAAGATGAATATAATGAAGGTGAACAAAATGAAGGTGAACAAAATGAGGGTGAACAAAATGAGGGTAAAAAACTTGAGCTTGAACAAAATGGTGATGATGGAAATAAATCGAATGCAAGTTTAGCAAGTTTaagcaatattttttttacaatttttatagttgctttatttatttag